A stretch of DNA from Miscanthus floridulus cultivar M001 unplaced genomic scaffold, ASM1932011v1 fs_784_1_2, whole genome shotgun sequence:
CAAACAGCGACAGGACGTGAATGGAAGCACAATTTATTTTTTCCCGAGACTTACAGAGCTGCCGATATTCTGAATCAATCTATGAATCTCTATTCTCTGGAGCAATTCTAGCTAATATCTTATGGTAACAGCAAACTGTCCTAGAAATTACTAGGCTAGAAAAATACTACCTCGGAGGTGAAAAAAGACGAAATTGAACACCTTCAGCAAAAAACGGCCATTTCAGCCTGAAGTCTTATCAATGTCCAATCAAGCATGCTTTAAAATCCGTGAAACTTGGTGGAGGGGTTTATAACATCATGGAAAACATACCCATGAAAAATCACCTCACTTGAAGCAAGATGCATAAAGTTGCACGGACTAGTTTTGAAACCATCCTAAGCATGTTTTGTTGTTTTCACCGAGCTTCTCTCCAAGAAAAATTTCAAACTGAATCATGGAACTTTGACACACCTTGACCATCCAATTTTTGAATCTATCCCCAAGAGATCATGCCAAAAATATCAAAACTTGGCAGGGAATTTTGAAATCCCCTTCCCAAATTGGGGTTTTGTGAAAAAGGCTCAAAAGTGGGAATTGAGGGTCCGTTTGggtgggcttttggctttggcttttggctggAGCCAAAAGCCCAACAAAAGGGGCTACTTTTAgaggctgctttttcagaagcagctgcttttccgtagtacattttttgaaagttggtttgatcctacttttggcttttggctttctgcttttcgaaattggtggaataaaaagctctttcatagttgtttcaagagagataaagatagaaggtatattttatatttGTTTAATCAACCAGCTTTcaacttttctacagctcacagcctacAACAGCTtccccacagctcacagcccacaatagctttttcccacagccatagctcaaccaaacacaccctgaaACTGCTAGTGGGAAATGTGTCGAAGGCACTTACTATGGGTGTCTCCGAAGGACAATAGCACCTATTAACCATTCAAGAACATctcaaaaactacaacacaaatATCTTCAAGAAAATTATCAAAGGAGGCAAGAAACGAGGGTTTTTGAAGGGAGGAACTTGGGAGATGAGAGCTAGGCTTCAAGCAATGACGAGACCAAGTTCCAAGTATCCAAAACCACTCAAGAAATGCCTAGGAAATCAGATCCAACATAGATTAACAAAATCAGCCAAGGAAATGACGAAAATTTACAAAACGAGAAAATCAGTGGATTTAAGAGGAGACAAGAGTGGTGAATTCCACATGATTTTCTTGAGGACTAAGAAATCATGAATTCACCTATAATTGGCCTAGCTCCCAACGTCCTCCCACTCATGTGAAGAAAAAGACTAAGAGATGGCTATATCTCCTATCTCTTGCCTTGCACTTGAACTCTTGGCTAACCATAGAAAATGAAAGAAGTGGATGGAGTGGCTGTCTTGGGCAGCCACTTCATTTATTTATAGAGCTATTTCACATTCTAAGAATGTCCCTACATTTAGATAAGAGTCACCGGCCACCAAAGACAAAATGGTCCAACTGGTCTTCCATGCATCACACCGCAACATGGTCTAGTTTCATTCTAAATCAACCACAATACCCGCAGCAGCGTGCATGCGGGGCATGCTTCTAGTTTATTAGTGTCACACCACCTCCATAGAAACCTTCCCAATTATTGAGTCTCTTCTCAAAGCATGCATCCACTCTACTCCAATTCTTAATTTCTCATAATGAATGAGAATATCTAAATACTAAATGATTGCAAAATTGCCCAATCTACAGCCAAAATGGCTCCTTGTATTGGCCTAATGCATTTTGGGCATCGGCAAAGTACTACAACATGTTTTATGAAAATTAATTTTAAGACATGACATCTGGTCAAACACACTAAGCAATAGCGTTTCAGATCAAGGGCTTTTTCTACATCATGGAAGGAGCGGTGGATGTTTGGCGACCTATGACCTTCCATATGTTCCAGTAGCGTACCCAACTTAATTAGTGTATTGTGTTCAAGTTGGGGCATGTTTTTTGTTCAACCAAAACTGAAGGAAAACTACAAATCAATTTCGTTTTCACGTACTACTAGATCCAAGTTGATCACCACACAGTTTTGCCTGTCCTGACCAGCTTGGCATGGCGAGCGCTTTGGACACCCTGTGCGGCCAAGCCTACGGAGGCAGGCGATACAATCTCCTGGGCATCTACAAGCAGCGCGCCATGCTGCTGCTCACCCTCGTCAGCCTCCCTCTGGCTGTCGTCTGGTTCTACACCGGCGAGATCCTTCTCCTGTTCGGCCAGGACGCGGACATCGCTGCGGAGGCCGGCACCTATGCCCGGTGGATGATCCCGGCGCTCTTCGCCTACGGCCTGCTGCAGTGCCACGTCCGGTTCCTGCAGACGCAGAACATCGTGCAACCAGTGATGGcaagcgccggcgccgccgcggctTGCCACCTGGTGGTGTGCTGGGTGCTGGTGTACGCGCTCGGGATGGGCAGCAAGGGCGCCATCTCCTACTGGGTGAACGTGGCCGTGCTAGCCGTGTACGTGAGGGTTTCCGGCGCGTGCAAGGAGACGTGGACCGGCTTCTCCACGGAGGCCTTCCGTGACGCGCTCAGCTTCTTCAGGCTCGCGATCCCATCCGCTCTGATGGTCTGGTACGCGATCGATACATATGTATATGTTTGCATCGATCAGCCTCTACTGTGGTGTTGTAGATATGGCACTACTGACGGTGCAAATGTGATTGCAGCTTGGAAATGTGGTCGTTTGAGCTTGTTGTGCTCCTGTCAGGCCTCCTTCCAAATCCCAAGCTGGAGACGTCCGTCCTATCCATCAGGTTGAatatcctcctcttcctcttggtTACTGTATGCCATATCTCTTTACTGAACCTGCAGTACATGTGCGTCTTTTAATTTACAGCCTCAACACTTCTGCCTTCGTGTGGATGATCCCCTTTGGTCTTAGCTCCGCCATTAGGTACGTAGCCTTctgatgaatgatgatgaaccaaaGCATTTGGGCCATGCCAATTGACTGTGCCCATCTTGATGCATGCATTGCTAAACCCGCAGCACTCGCGTCTCCAACGAGCTGGGCGCAGGGCGGCCCCAGGCTGCCCGGCTTGCGGTGCGTATTGTCCTGCTTTTGGCCGTCTCGGAAGGACTGATGGTGGGACTCATCCTGGTCTGCGTGCGCTACATCTGGGGCCACGCCTACAGCGACGTGGAGGAAGTGGTGAGCTATGTGGCCACGATGATGCTGGTCATCGCAGTGACCATATTCTTCGATGGAATCATGACTGTTCTTTCAGGTAACAGTAGATTAATTACCAAAACTTTTGCCACTGCATTCCTGCATACAGTATATGGAAAACTGTTCAGTTCCAATTGGACTGTAACAGGGGAAATTAAACACTCTCGAATAATGTTTTGATGCAATTGCAGGCGTGGCTAGAGGCTGTGGATGGCAGAAGATTGGTGCTTGCATTAACCTTGGCGCCTATTACATCGTCGGCATCCCGTCAGCTTACCTCTTAGGTTTCGTCTTGAGTCTCGGCGGCATGGTGCTCTTCTTTTCCCAGGAATCCGCAAAATTTTACTGTGCATGGTCAAGAGTGATCGAGTTTAAATTCCTTAAGTTTTTCACTGATCGATTTCAGTTTCTTGCATATTGCTGCCATGTAGGGTCTTTGGATGGGCATTAACTGCGGGCTCTTAGTACAACTCTTGTTACTCATGATCGTCACCTTGTGTACCAACTGGGATAAAGAGGTATGTGTTCTAAGATCAGTTATAATATTAAATTCTACAGATAACATTTCCATTCATTTTGGTTCGTGCATACTAAAATTTCTTCGTTTAGATACTACACTCCATGcttctatatatatttattagaaCTGAAGTTACTATCTGGGTATACAACTCTAATTTATTGCCTAAAGCTGAAAATGTTGTTTTACTTCTTAACAATAGTATGGATAATTGTTCTAACTCATTCGCCATTATAATATGTGCTCCTGGAAATAACATATATGCATGGTTGTAACTTTGAATTCACAGGTAGCAAAGACGAAGAACATAGTGTTCTGTTCTTCCATTCCTTCAGATAGCTTAACATGAAGAGGTTTGTAAAAAAAACAAGCTATGAAACTACACCAGTTGTAATGTAGATTTTTGAAGCCGGATGCATGTACCTTCGTTTGTCATGGCCACATACAATTAATGAATCACACAAGAACATATCCAATGCTCCAGGCCTGAAGTGTCACTACATGAAAAACAGTTTGTAGCAACATGGCTTTTTCTTTTTAGGGGTGGCTAGCATTGGAGCTACCCCTACAGTGACGTACTCGAACTCCAGCacaacagccgcccctacaaatggcacagtaggggaggctagtaataccagccgcccctataaatcgagtctatttttaggggcggctcgtattactagccgcccctgctatgtccatttgtaggggcggctgaatcatcagccgtccctacaaatacccGTTATATATATAGCAACTCCATTCTTTCAcgagaaaaaaaaaaatccaaaccctacCTCCCTCTCGCGCATCCGCATCCGCAtccgcctctccctctccctctccctctccctcctctctcggcGGCGGCTCCCTCTCTCTTGTCTCcgctctcctccctccctcttctCTTAGCGCCACAGGAGGGCCTAGGCGCGGCGGCCCCAGTGTCATGGCCTACAGGCCCCCATGCGGaggtggcgcggcggcgcggtgcTAGGTCTTCCTCCACTCACATCCGTCGCCACCCCGAGGGCTCCTCCGAGCTCGCACGCATGCTGCCGCCCCGAGGGCTCCTCCGAGTTCGCACCCACGCCGCCACCCCCAGCGCCCTCCCCGATGGCCACACTGCCTTCCCCGGGCCGTCCTCGAAGCCAAAGCCGCCGGTCCCGGGGACGTCCTGGACGCCTGCGCCGCCGCCCCCGAAGACCTCCACGACACCCGTGCCACCGCTCCGGAGCCCTTCCCGaagcccgcgccgccgccaccaatAACCTCCTCGACGGCCGAGCCACCGCCCCCAAGGCCATCAGGACACCTGCGTCGCCCTAGTGTCCTCTCTGGCACCAGCACCCATGCCGCCACCACCGCACGGGGCCAAGCCGCACCAACCCGCCCGTATGACGAggtgccctctctctctctctcccccaacCTCCCTTTCAGATCTGCTCTCCCAACCTCAAATCATATTTGCTAATTCTGGATGATATGCAAATTATTGCCTAGTTAGGTTTCTCACATGCTATAAAGCGTTGGTTCAACTGAAATTGAAATGGTGCAAATTATTGGCTAGTTAGGTTGGGGACGAACGCTGGCTGCAGGGCCATCATATAAGCATGTATCCAGACAGTCCAGATCGGAATGGAAGGAAGCAGTGAATTTACAGCTTGTCTGTCTCCTTCCCCTTGTTCCAAGTAGCTAATCAATATCTGTGTTTGATTTGGATCAGATCTGTTGCCAAGTAGTAGCAGCAATGGCATTCATTTTGAGTATgttagatttgattttttttctaataatGTGATGATTTCAGTCCTATAGTCGTAGCAGAATTCATTAAGTTGAACCAAGACTGCAacctttttgtttatttttttgtgCCACGAAACAGCatatgcttgcttgatttgttagtGTGTTTTTGCAATGACAGAACAGCTAAAGGTGACTTGCTCATCATTTGTATGTGCCAGGATTGGTTAGTTGTTCTTTTGTTTTCGGGAGAATTTATTCAGTTTAGGCTTCAGAAAGATGTTATATGGAACGTTATGCAGGGTATAGCTGGGGCTTGGGAGTTTATTACAGTGAGTTGAAATGTGCAAATTGTGTAATACATGACACAGTAAAGGGCTGTCCTCCTGAAGTATGTAAATCACTACAGCTAGAGCTAGCTGTTAGTAGGATGGCTTACAGCCTTACCCAAGGGCAAAAAATGCTTGTGCAGAAATGATCGTTTTATGTAATTACTAACATATGTCCTCCGTCTTTTCTGAAGCATTATGCGCCGATTAACTCTGGGTCTGTCTTCATATATTATCAGTCCAGGTTTTCCTGCCTTTTTTTCCCCCACATGATCATGTCCTTATGTCAGGTGACGTGTGTTTCACCATGCTGCATTGCACAACTGTCAATTAACACATAATAATATATGTCATTGCATTTATTTTCTTTCTTGCTCTAGCTTCTTTCACTCTGCAGTTCATGCTTCACATATGTGATAATTTTCTCTTGATGATCACATTTTGTCATGTAATATGCAGTTATGCTTTTTTTTGCAAGAAATGCAGTTATGGTATATTAATACACCTGCCAGTAACATTCAATGATATGTTGCATTGCTCATTTTTATTTTGAAATCTAAGGATGCCTTACATTGCCCTTTTCCACTGAAACTATGTGTATTGATTATGGTGTGAAGCCACAAAGAAAGCAGTTAGCAATCATGTTCATGATTGTATTTTGTGAAGGCCCATAGCATCTGTTCCTTAATATGAAACTAGCCACTGCTGCCCGCGCTTCACTGCGGGTAATGTGCTCGGTATAGAAAAAATCTTGGaaaatatggctcatatgtctaatatgttttctcatcgcgTTGCTACGAAAGGTTAGTCTCTTTGGTACATTAAATGGGAAAATATGGGAAGGaacattaatctatatttaaagaTATATAACATACAAAAAACACACTATAATTCTCTTATCAATTGATCAATATCACTGAAATTGTTGCTGAACCACTTCATGCAAGGAACATTATAGTTCATTtgtcacaaaaaaaaaatcattgatgCATCCATCACAGTGAGCATGCTGCAACCAAGGAAATTGGCTTATAGGTGTCCATGTTGACCAATCCAACATCCTTGCAAAAAGCATGCAATTGTAAGATTTTTAGAGTGTTTggctgccctccatgccactggcTGCGGTATATAGCAGCCTGGCTAGCTGCTAAAGCAAGATGCTGGCCGCCAGGCTTCCATGCAGACTACTCCAATATCCTTCTGCCTGGAGTTAAGCAGGCTAAAAGGCTTCCATGCAGACTACTCCAGGCTTCCATGCAGACAACTACAACATCCTTGTAAGCATCAAATGCTAAGATTTTAACGCCTCTTAGCCTGCTTACATATCGTAAGTAAAAAACTTGAAAGACTATTGGTATGTGTAATAAGGGGGGAAAAAGTTATGTCTTGATGCCTTATAGATTTATTTACTTCAGATCTAGCTGAGCAGGAAGCATACAATCTAACCTgcaccacaaaaatactaacaCTTCAATGTCCTTTAGGCATACAAGAACACAATTTGCTAAGTAAAAAACCAAAGTACTATTGGCATGTTTAATAAGCAGAGATGTTTAATAGCCAGGATGGATATGACTATGATAAGACATAAGATGCATGCGCCCATGAAAATTGAATGTAAATTGAATTGTGTATAAAAAGAAGGCTTTAGAACATCCACGTTCTCCTTATATCTGATCTGATATGGTGTAGACTATTATTAATAGTGTGACAACTTTGCATATGCATATTAGAAAAAGGTATTAACGCCATAAAATCTACAGTTTAGTTTTAGAAGAACACACGATGATACTTAAACCATGCCAGTACAAATACTGAATGGATAAACACAACTCTGTATCTTTTTAACATTTCACTTGGCCTACAAAAACGATACATACTACCATGGGGAAGAAACATGTTGAAAAACTTATGGCTTCTAGTCAAACAACATCGGAGAATTACCTGAAGACAAGCATGAATAGCTGATTCTAGACCATTATGCAAGTAGTGGTAAACTGCAACCTGCATTGGTCGTGAGGCGAGAAATGATTTGACAAATATGTTAATCAGATTGGTAGAGTTTGAATCTGCCATTGAACCTTGCTCTTGCATTGAGTGTATTTGTCACCATGAATTAGCTAAGGGAAATGAAAAATGGTGTGCACCAATGGACATAATGTCAACAGCATGAGCTAGGTACCAAATAGCCTTGCATGCCTcataagtagggatgaaaacggtacagatattttacaaccgtattcgaaaccgaattcatttagaggggttgagatctgtccgtatccgagtctggatattcaacatctgataccgtatccgtattcgaatactcaaatcgcatatttatgatgtcgatattcaatcctatcctatccgacatagttgacactatccgtattcgaatccgaatccggacagaaatataaaaacaaatgtaatatcggtgatatccgtccgtatccaatctgttttcatccctactcacaAGCAGCACGTACCATGTTTGTAGAACCTGATATTGTGTCTGAACCCGAAGCTATCAGACATTCACACAAGAGTTCAAGTAGTTGTGACGTCCTCGCATGATCAATGATCTTGAGGAGACTTTCTTCCACTGGCTTCGGGTCTTCAAATGACATGCTTGCCTTCAACCCAGAGATGACCCGAGATAACATCAAAGCAAGGCAGGCAGTTGACTCACGAGATATTCTCCCAGATGGATCCACCGTAGAAACCAGGATCTGCATATCAAAACTCATAATCAAGATAAAAGGGAAACATAACTGACAAAAAAACCCGAAGTTGGCATCAAAGCGTTACCTGTGAATAAAGCTTATATAGGGATAACCAATGTCTGTCATAAGATTTTAAAATAACTTCATCACTTGTATCAAGTAGTTTCCGTGCAATTGCCAGGCACTGCCAACAAAAAACATAGTTATACATTGCAAGTTATATCAAGACATCCCTAATAAAGTAAGAAATAATTTTCTCTTCCCAAAGAGAAGAGACGCTGCTTTCATTTGATCTGCTACTTTACTTGGATGTTGCAATATTTTTTATTGTGAACAAAAAAAAACACAGAATTACTGCCAAAAGTACCTTCACCACAAGTCCATAAGCATTTGAAAGCTTAGTTTTGATAATGAGATTTGTAAACTCAAGAAGCAAGCTTATGTCAATTGCCGCATACGATTGGCATGAACCGGCATCAATTAAATTTTTAATAATTCTGAGTGACTGATTTGCTCCATCAATATTCAATTCCCTGTAAAAGTTGAAGCAAGCATAGGTTGAAGTTAGAGACAAGGCTTGACAAAACTAGAAGAAAAACTTCTACTGAGTGGACGCTATATAGTTGTGTGGAGCAATGTTCCCATTCACATATTTTTTTAGCAgaaaatacagcaggggaggcccccaCTGTAGAGATTAtattaaacaaaaacaaagacTGTACAAAGAAGCCTCAGAAGAGAGGCAAAGAAAAACACCAAAAAACAAACCCAAGACAAAAAAAACTATACTAAGGCATCTATACACAACATGTATTCTGGGCACTTTTGCTCACTAAATCTGTGTGCTTGAAGATTAGCCTCTTCAAAGAAGGAACTTTTCTAGGAATCAAAAAAAGGACGACCTCTGTCAAAGATGAAATTATTTCTTTGCTTCCAGATTTGCCAAGCAACTATGATGAATATCTCCATAAAGACCATTCACATATTATATCTGTTATCACGCCTTTATACAACCCAAATGTTTTTTAGATAAGAAATTACTACTGACCTGATATAAAATTAGTAGAGTGCATACATGATACTATGATAGTGATACAGAGGAAACTCTAGAATTACTCTAGTACCCA
This window harbors:
- the LOC136533081 gene encoding protein DETOXIFICATION 16-like, encoding MKKAGVDESLLAAVQPGENLGVCEEVKKQLWLAGPLIAGALLQNVIQMVSVMYVGHLGELPLAGASMANSFATVTGLSVLLGMASALDTLCGQAYGGRRYNLLGIYKQRAMLLLTLVSLPLAVVWFYTGEILLLFGQDADIAAEAGTYARWMIPALFAYGLLQCHVRFLQTQNIVQPVMASAGAAAACHLVVCWVLVYALGMGSKGAISYWVNVAVLAVYVRVSGACKETWTGFSTEAFRDALSFFRLAIPSALMVCLEMWSFELVVLLSGLLPNPKLETSVLSISLNTSAFVWMIPFGLSSAISTRVSNELGAGRPQAARLAVRIVLLLAVSEGLMVGLILVCVRYIWGHAYSDVEEVVSYVATMMLVIAVTIFFDGIMTVLSGVARGCGWQKIGACINLGAYYIVGIPSAYLLGFVLSLGGMGLWMGINCGLLVQLLLLMIVTLCTNWDKEVAKTKNIVFCSSIPSDSLT